In Afipia sp. GAS231, a single window of DNA contains:
- a CDS encoding helicase-related protein, with product MTFSHSPFAHERAPGAGVTAVLGPTNTGKTHLAIERMLAHSSGVIGLPLRLLAREVYNKIVDRAGAESVALITGEEKIKPKNPRYWVSTVEAMPRDIDVSFLAVDEIQIAADLERGHVFTDRILHRRGRDETLLLGAATMRPIIERLLPGASIVTRPRLSQLEFAGDRKITRQPRRTAIVAFSADEVYAIAELIRRQHGGAAVVLGSLSPRTRNAQVAMFQNGDVDYLVATDAVGMGLNLDVDHVAFASDRKYDGYQFRRLTPSEFAQIAGRAGRATRNGTFGTTGRCAPFEPELVNALQNHTFDSVKMLQWRNSKLDFASLGSLQVSLAVSPSHEVLTRAPIAEDLRVLDHAARDGDVRDMAHGAKAVERLWDACQIPDYRRLAPAAHAELVTTLYGFLMKKGRIPDEWFRAQVDQADNANGDIDTLSGRIAQIRTWTFVANRPDWLSDPDHWQGITREVENKLSDALHERLTERFVDRRTSVLMRRLRENSVLNTEIGKTGEVIVEGHAIGRLDGFTFAPDAAEAGSDAKALQAAAQQVLAGEIDARAEKLAAAPDDQFVLTSDGTIRWTGDAVAKLVAADDALHPRLRIIADDRLNGAPREAVQARLDLYLKTHIEKLLGPLFGLSKAEDITGIGRGIAFQLVEALGVLERTKISAEMKDLDQASRATLRKYGVRFGAYHIYFPALLKPAARALASLLWAEKQDNVDMSALSGAQHLASSGRTSFAIDKALPRDAYRLLGYRQCGERAVRVDILERLADLIRPALAWRESSPGEKPAGAFDGRSFVVTQAMTSLTGSAGEDFASILRALGYRMDRRAPLPPKPVVQEISEATSAATSEAAPETVVDESGWPAEITMADVVDQVDQPVSGDPAPSAALTPVAGEEAPAAVEATPETVVEVMPEPVAETAPEPAPVEAASVEATPPETTVAEGSAEAAPEAAASETAPVEAAAGGTEATAPDAPAEPVLIEVWRPGGRSDERRPHHDRNRQRHHGRPQGDAQAASPAGEGAEGAPRGEQRHRRGRRNNEFRKPREGAPADGAVAATPAQGTPADGAPATTDARPERPRFENRGRDRDKEKGGGDRPDRKFGGGGDRNKSGGDRNKGGGDRGPRDKGRDFGGRDKGSRDKGGPSHRQWATTAAPRDRDRPADPNSPFAKLAALKEQLAGRKD from the coding sequence ATGACTTTCTCTCATTCCCCGTTCGCCCACGAGCGCGCTCCCGGCGCAGGCGTCACCGCGGTGCTTGGGCCGACCAATACCGGCAAGACGCATCTGGCGATCGAGCGGATGCTGGCGCATTCCTCCGGCGTGATCGGCCTGCCGCTGCGGCTGCTCGCGCGCGAGGTCTACAACAAGATCGTGGATCGCGCGGGTGCCGAGAGCGTCGCGCTGATCACCGGCGAAGAGAAGATCAAGCCGAAAAATCCGCGCTACTGGGTCTCCACCGTCGAGGCGATGCCGCGCGACATCGACGTGTCGTTTCTCGCCGTCGACGAAATCCAGATCGCGGCCGATCTCGAACGCGGGCATGTTTTCACCGATCGCATCCTGCACCGCCGCGGCCGCGACGAGACGCTGCTGTTGGGCGCTGCGACCATGCGTCCCATCATCGAGCGGCTGCTGCCGGGCGCCTCCATCGTCACAAGGCCGCGGCTGTCGCAGCTCGAATTCGCCGGCGACCGCAAGATCACGCGGCAGCCGCGCCGCACCGCGATCGTCGCGTTCTCGGCCGACGAGGTCTATGCGATCGCGGAACTGATCCGGCGGCAGCATGGCGGGGCCGCCGTGGTGCTGGGCTCGCTGTCGCCGCGCACACGGAATGCGCAGGTCGCGATGTTCCAGAACGGCGACGTCGATTACCTTGTTGCGACCGATGCCGTTGGAATGGGGCTCAACCTCGACGTCGATCACGTCGCCTTTGCGTCCGATCGCAAATACGACGGTTACCAGTTCCGCCGGCTGACACCGTCCGAATTCGCGCAGATCGCCGGCCGCGCCGGCCGCGCCACCCGCAACGGCACCTTTGGCACCACCGGCCGCTGCGCGCCGTTCGAGCCGGAGCTGGTCAATGCGCTGCAGAACCACACCTTCGACAGCGTCAAAATGCTGCAATGGCGCAATTCCAAGCTGGATTTTGCTTCCCTGGGCTCGCTGCAGGTCTCCCTGGCGGTGTCGCCGAGCCACGAGGTTCTGACCCGCGCGCCGATTGCCGAGGATTTGCGCGTGCTCGACCACGCCGCCCGCGACGGCGATGTCCGCGACATGGCCCATGGGGCCAAAGCCGTGGAACGGCTGTGGGACGCCTGCCAGATCCCGGATTACCGGCGGCTGGCGCCGGCCGCCCATGCCGAACTCGTGACCACGCTGTACGGTTTTCTGATGAAAAAGGGCCGGATTCCCGATGAATGGTTCCGCGCCCAGGTCGACCAGGCCGATAACGCCAATGGCGATATCGACACGCTGTCGGGCCGGATCGCGCAAATCCGCACCTGGACCTTCGTCGCCAACCGGCCGGACTGGCTTTCCGACCCCGATCACTGGCAAGGGATTACGCGCGAGGTCGAAAATAAATTGTCCGATGCGCTGCATGAACGGCTAACGGAGCGTTTCGTTGACCGCCGTACCAGTGTATTGATGCGCCGCCTGCGGGAGAACAGTGTTTTGAATACGGAAATTGGCAAGACCGGCGAAGTGATCGTGGAAGGCCATGCGATCGGCCGCCTCGACGGATTCACCTTTGCGCCGGATGCAGCAGAGGCAGGCTCAGATGCCAAGGCGCTGCAGGCGGCGGCGCAACAGGTGCTGGCCGGCGAGATCGACGCGCGCGCCGAAAAGCTCGCCGCAGCCCCCGACGATCAGTTCGTGCTGACCTCCGACGGCACCATCCGCTGGACCGGCGATGCGGTGGCGAAACTCGTCGCCGCCGACGACGCGCTGCATCCGCGGCTGCGCATCATCGCCGACGATCGGCTGAACGGCGCGCCGCGCGAGGCGGTACAGGCCCGGCTCGATCTGTACCTGAAGACGCATATCGAAAAGCTGCTCGGCCCGCTGTTCGGGCTGTCGAAGGCCGAGGACATCACCGGCATCGGCCGCGGCATCGCGTTCCAGTTGGTCGAAGCGCTCGGCGTGCTCGAGCGCACCAAGATTTCCGCCGAGATGAAGGATCTCGACCAGGCGTCGCGCGCGACCCTGCGCAAATATGGCGTCCGCTTCGGCGCCTATCACATCTATTTCCCGGCGTTGCTCAAACCCGCCGCGCGCGCGCTGGCCTCATTGCTGTGGGCCGAGAAGCAGGACAATGTCGATATGTCGGCTTTGTCCGGTGCGCAGCATCTGGCGAGTTCGGGCCGTACGTCTTTCGCGATCGACAAGGCGCTGCCGCGCGACGCCTACCGCCTGCTCGGCTATCGCCAGTGCGGCGAGCGCGCGGTGCGCGTCGATATCCTGGAACGTCTCGCCGATCTCATTCGTCCCGCTCTGGCGTGGCGCGAGAGTTCGCCCGGCGAAAAGCCGGCTGGTGCATTCGACGGCCGCAGCTTTGTGGTGACGCAGGCGATGACCTCGCTGACGGGATCGGCCGGTGAAGATTTCGCCTCGATCCTGCGCGCGCTCGGCTATCGCATGGACCGCCGCGCGCCGCTGCCGCCGAAGCCGGTGGTGCAAGAAATTTCGGAAGCAACTTCGGCAGCAACTTCGGAAGCCGCACCAGAGACCGTGGTGGATGAATCCGGGTGGCCGGCCGAAATCACGATGGCGGATGTTGTCGATCAGGTCGATCAGCCGGTGTCCGGCGATCCCGCGCCGTCGGCCGCGCTGACCCCGGTCGCAGGCGAGGAAGCCCCCGCCGCGGTCGAAGCCACACCGGAGACTGTCGTCGAAGTTATGCCCGAGCCCGTCGCCGAAACGGCGCCGGAGCCCGCGCCCGTCGAGGCAGCATCTGTCGAGGCGACACCTCCGGAAACCACTGTCGCGGAAGGGTCCGCGGAGGCCGCACCAGAAGCCGCCGCCAGCGAAACTGCGCCTGTCGAAGCCGCTGCTGGTGGCACCGAAGCAACAGCACCCGATGCGCCGGCCGAGCCGGTGCTGATCGAAGTCTGGCGGCCCGGCGGCCGTTCCGACGAGCGCCGTCCGCATCACGACCGCAACCGCCAGCGCCATCACGGCCGGCCGCAAGGTGACGCGCAGGCAGCTAGCCCCGCCGGCGAGGGCGCCGAGGGTGCACCGCGCGGCGAGCAGCGCCACCGGCGCGGCCGTCGCAACAACGAGTTCCGAAAACCGCGCGAAGGCGCGCCAGCCGATGGCGCGGTTGCCGCGACGCCCGCCCAGGGCACACCTGCCGATGGCGCACCGGCAACAACTGATGCGCGTCCCGAGCGTCCGCGCTTCGAAAACCGGGGCCGTGACCGCGACAAGGAAAAGGGCGGTGGTGATCGTCCCGACCGCAAGTTCGGCGGCGGCGGCGATCGCAACAAAAGTGGCGGCGACCGCAACAAGGGCGGCGGCGACCGCGGCCCGCGCGACAAGGGCCGCGATTTCGGCGGACGCGACAAGGGTAGCCGCGACAAGGGTGGCCCGTCGCACCGTCAGTGGGCGACCACGGCAGCCCCGCGTGACCGCGACCGTCCGGCCGATCCGAATTCACCGTTCGCCAAACTGGCGGCGCTGAAAGAGCAACTCGCTGGCCGCAAGGATTAA
- a CDS encoding DUF3108 domain-containing protein, with amino-acid sequence MAAPGSASAQGRVDARYEATLSGIAVGKGTWTIEIGDDVFSASAQGGSAGLLKAFSGGSGSGASQGRVVNGALVSSAYVATTTTQKKSETIRLNLANGGVKDFSIDPVPPVDPDRIVVTDAQRKNVLDPMTGSMIRVPGTGEVLTPDACRTGTGVFDGRLRYDLKLDYKRMETVKAENGYHGPAVVCAIYFTPVAGYIPDRPVIKWLATQRNMEVVFVPVAGTRILVPFRMVIPTPLGPAMLEATTFVTTAAPPKVARTQ; translated from the coding sequence GTGGCCGCGCCCGGGAGCGCGTCCGCGCAGGGGCGGGTGGATGCCCGTTATGAGGCCACGCTGTCCGGCATCGCGGTCGGCAAGGGCACCTGGACCATCGAAATCGGCGACGACGTGTTTTCGGCTTCCGCGCAAGGCGGCAGCGCCGGGCTGCTGAAGGCGTTTTCCGGCGGCTCCGGTTCCGGCGCCAGCCAGGGCCGGGTCGTCAACGGCGCGCTGGTCTCGTCCGCCTATGTCGCCACCACCACCACCCAAAAGAAGTCCGAGACCATCCGGCTCAACCTCGCCAATGGCGGGGTGAAGGACTTTTCGATCGATCCGGTGCCGCCGGTCGATCCCGACCGCATCGTCGTCACCGACGCGCAGCGCAAAAACGTGCTCGATCCCATGACCGGCTCGATGATCCGCGTGCCCGGCACCGGCGAAGTGCTGACGCCCGACGCCTGCCGCACCGGCACCGGCGTGTTCGACGGCCGCCTGCGCTACGACCTCAAGCTCGATTACAAGCGGATGGAAACCGTGAAGGCCGAGAACGGCTATCACGGCCCCGCCGTGGTCTGCGCGATCTATTTCACGCCGGTGGCGGGCTATATCCCCGATCGCCCGGTGATCAAGTGGCTCGCCACCCAGCGCAACATGGAAGTCGTCTTCGTTCCCGTCGCCGGCACCCGCATCCTGGTGCCGTTCCGCATGGTGATCCCGACGCCGCTCGGCCCCGCGATGCTGGAAGCGACCACGTTCGTGACCACCGCGGCGCCGCCGAAGGTGGCGCGGACGCAGTAG
- the rpmB gene encoding 50S ribosomal protein L28 produces MSRKCELTAKGPQVGHKVSHSNIKTKRRFLPNLVNVTLISDALGRNVRLRVSTNALKSVDHNGGLDAFLQKARAANLSPRALDLKRAIEKKVGKPVFVKKEIKDVKKAS; encoded by the coding sequence ATGTCCCGTAAGTGCGAATTGACCGCCAAGGGCCCCCAGGTGGGCCACAAGGTGAGCCACTCGAACATCAAGACCAAGCGCCGGTTCCTGCCGAACCTGGTCAACGTCACCCTCATCTCGGACGCGCTCGGCCGCAACGTGCGCCTGCGGGTTTCGACCAACGCGCTGAAGAGCGTCGACCACAATGGCGGCCTCGATGCCTTCCTGCAGAAGGCCCGTGCCGCCAACCTCTCGCCCCGTGCGCTCGACCTGAAGCGCGCGATCGAGAAGAAGGTCGGCAAGCCGGTGTTCGTGAAGAAAGAGATCAAGGACGTTAAGAAGGCGAGCTAA
- a CDS encoding DUF3800 domain-containing protein, which translates to MLKAYIDDSHMRQAPFYVLGGWVAPVKTWLAFSDAWRDVLRMSPRIEYFKYDEAMGLSGEFYGVSEAARDEKLRLLINLIEEYALVGVASAIPHNIFYPMFGTYPHKWVRNPYYLSFYGIAARLITYLSESEITEKVEFIFDFQPGADQMREAQEGWENFREMAPPEMLDYIQIHPPSFLDDRDVVALQAADLHAGWTRETLMLLDQGRKVQPPWHPAGEKITSVSVSWALENLSTIFHSMFGFRPVMISYTFEYGMPTHWPSFALFWQLPSQV; encoded by the coding sequence ATGCTTAAGGCTTACATTGACGACAGCCACATGCGTCAGGCTCCTTTTTATGTTCTGGGAGGTTGGGTGGCGCCTGTTAAGACATGGCTCGCATTCTCCGACGCGTGGCGGGATGTATTACGAATGTCACCGCGCATCGAATATTTTAAATATGACGAAGCGATGGGACTTAGTGGTGAATTCTACGGAGTTTCGGAAGCCGCGCGCGATGAGAAATTGCGACTACTCATCAATCTAATTGAAGAGTACGCGCTTGTCGGTGTGGCGTCGGCCATACCGCACAATATCTTTTATCCCATGTTTGGTACCTACCCTCACAAGTGGGTGAGAAACCCGTACTATCTTTCGTTTTATGGAATCGCCGCGCGCCTCATAACTTATTTGTCTGAAAGTGAAATAACAGAGAAGGTAGAGTTCATATTTGACTTCCAACCGGGAGCCGATCAAATGCGCGAGGCGCAAGAGGGGTGGGAAAATTTTAGAGAGATGGCTCCGCCAGAAATGCTCGACTATATCCAAATACATCCACCGTCATTTTTAGACGACAGGGATGTTGTCGCGTTGCAAGCCGCTGACCTGCACGCAGGATGGACTAGGGAAACATTGATGCTGCTGGATCAGGGGAGAAAGGTGCAGCCACCTTGGCACCCAGCGGGTGAAAAGATCACAAGCGTGTCCGTGTCATGGGCACTCGAAAATCTATCAACTATCTTCCACTCAATGTTTGGTTTTAGACCAGTGATGATTAGTTACACATTCGAATACGGCATGCCGACCCACTGGCCTTCCTTTGCACTATTTTGGCAGTTGCCTTCTCAGGTTTAG
- a CDS encoding DUF2235 domain-containing protein, with translation MKNIIILCDGTGNEISENISNVLKFYRCLRKTDKTSPRQMVFYDPGVGTLARPDPWHKLAQDFSAILGLATGYGLDDKVLQSYLFLVRNYEPGDQIYLFGFSRGAYTVRVLAGLIHKVGLISPEQANLAGSGLTAYKQFSSDGQHGLGFELKALTDAGDSEGPIPENKDDQAAQFARITSTRWPLIRFVGVWDTVASVIVPRPDRLYWPSFEELAYTLQNPSVETFRQAISIDERRAMFRLKKWDEPQTFTHNRFNDINAKPQDIKQVWFAGVHSDVGGGYPEKQSGLSKYPLLWMMEQAVEAGLRVNNATVNQLAWGVQRKSSPFSYVAPSCEADLHQSLHGAWWILEFFPKNAKYKEWPQRQTFLGRYIPDAEPRPIAEGAFIHESVTKRMDAIRDYRPVNLPTRFETVPMPVPPLHASADDEAEAEA, from the coding sequence ATGAAAAACATCATCATCCTCTGCGACGGCACCGGCAATGAGATCTCCGAGAACATTTCCAATGTTCTCAAGTTCTATCGCTGCCTGCGCAAGACCGACAAAACCTCGCCGCGGCAGATGGTGTTTTACGATCCCGGCGTCGGCACGCTGGCGCGGCCGGATCCGTGGCACAAGCTGGCGCAGGATTTTTCCGCCATCCTCGGCCTCGCCACCGGCTATGGCCTCGACGACAAGGTGCTGCAGTCCTACCTGTTCCTGGTCCGCAATTACGAGCCCGGCGACCAGATCTACCTGTTCGGCTTTTCGCGCGGCGCCTACACCGTGCGGGTGCTGGCGGGGCTGATCCATAAAGTGGGATTGATCTCGCCGGAGCAGGCCAATCTGGCCGGCTCGGGCCTCACCGCCTACAAGCAGTTTTCCTCGGACGGGCAACACGGACTCGGCTTCGAGCTGAAGGCGCTCACCGATGCCGGCGATTCCGAAGGTCCGATCCCGGAAAACAAGGACGACCAGGCGGCGCAGTTCGCGCGCATCACCTCGACGCGGTGGCCGCTCATTCGATTCGTCGGGGTCTGGGACACCGTTGCCAGCGTGATCGTGCCGCGGCCGGATCGGCTGTATTGGCCGAGCTTCGAGGAGCTCGCCTACACCCTGCAAAATCCGAGCGTCGAGACGTTCCGGCAGGCGATCTCGATCGACGAGCGGCGCGCGATGTTTCGCCTGAAGAAATGGGACGAGCCGCAGACCTTCACGCACAATCGATTCAATGACATCAATGCCAAGCCGCAGGACATCAAGCAGGTCTGGTTCGCCGGCGTGCATTCCGATGTCGGCGGCGGCTATCCGGAAAAGCAATCGGGGCTGTCGAAATATCCGCTGCTGTGGATGATGGAGCAGGCGGTCGAGGCCGGGCTCAGGGTCAACAACGCCACCGTCAACCAGCTCGCCTGGGGCGTGCAGCGCAAGAGCAGCCCGTTCTCCTATGTCGCGCCGAGCTGTGAGGCTGACCTGCACCAGTCGCTGCACGGCGCGTGGTGGATTCTCGAATTCTTCCCCAAGAACGCCAAATACAAGGAATGGCCACAGCGGCAAACCTTCCTCGGCCGCTACATCCCCGACGCCGAACCGCGCCCGATCGCGGAAGGCGCGTTCATCCATGAATCCGTAACGAAACGGATGGACGCGATCCGGGATTATCGGCCGGTGAATTTGCCGACGCGGTTCGAGACCGTGCCGATGCCGGTGCCGCCGCTGCATGCCAGCGCCGATGACGAGGCGGAGGCGGAGGCGTAA